One genomic segment of Mangifera indica cultivar Alphonso chromosome 6, CATAS_Mindica_2.1, whole genome shotgun sequence includes these proteins:
- the LOC123218804 gene encoding ABC transporter C family member 2-like isoform X5 → MTPLMQLGYKKPITENDVWKLDTWDQTEILTEKFQRSWAKESQRPKPWLLRALNSSLGGRFWLGGFFKIGNDLSQFVGPLLLNRLLQSTQRGDPAWTGYAYAFLIFVGVSTGVLCEAQYFQNVWRVGFQLRSTLVAAIFRKSLRLTHESRKNFPSGKITNMITTDANALQQICQQLHGLWSAPFRITMAMVLLYQQLGVASLFGSLILVLMVPVQTIMISKMRKMTKEGLQRTDKRVSLMNEILAAMDTVKCYAWEKSFRSRVQSIRNDELSWFRKAQLLSASNSFILNSIPVVVTVVSFGTFTWLGGDLTPARAFTSLSLFAVLRFPLNMLPNLLSQVVNANVSLQRLEELLLAEERILVPNPPLEPGLPAVSIRNGFFSWDSKSQKPTLLDINLDIPAGSLVGIVGGTGEGKTSLISAMLGELPPLADANVVMRGTVAYVPQVSWIFNATLRENILFGSEFDSTKYWKAIDVTALEHDLDLLPGRDLTEIGERGVNISGGQKQRVSMARAVYSNSDVYIFDDPLSALDAHVGRQVFYNCIKEELRGKTRILVTNQLHFLPQVDRIILVSEGVIKEEGTFEELSKHGQLFQKLMENSGKMEENWDENGDSKNVNHEASKSTANAVVEEKEHVKNAGNSKKLGKGGKSVLIKQEERETGIVSWNVLMRYKNALGGLWVLMILFTCYISTEVLRISSSTWLSVWTDQSTSQNYNPRYYILIYALLGFGQVTVTLANSYWLIISSLRAARRLHDAMLNAILRAPMLFFHTNPTGRVINRFAKDVGDIDRNVANFVNMFMGQVWQLLSTFVLIGLVSTISLWAIMPLLILFYAAYLYYQSTSREVKRLDSVTRSPVYAQFGEALNGLSSIRAYKAYDRMAYINGKSMDNNIRFTLANTSSNRWLTIRLETLGGLMIWLTATFAVLQNGRSGNRSAFASTMGLLLSYTLNITNLLSGVLRQASRAENSLNSVERVGTYIDLPSEAADVIESNRPPPGWPSSGSMTFEEVVLRYRPELPPVLHGLSFTVSPSEKVGIVGRTGAGKSSMLNALFRIVEIERGRIMIDDCDVAKFGLADLRKGLSIIPQSPVLFSGTVRFNLDPFSEHNDADLWEALERAYLKDVIRKNSFGLDAEVSERGENFSVGQRQLLSLARALLRRSKILVLDEATAAVDVRTDALIQRTIREEFRSCTMLIIAHRLNTIIDSDCILVLDGGQVVEHDKPEALLLREESAFATMVQSTGPANAQYLRSIVFENKSGREESPKQDEQSRWLASSQWAAAAQFALAVSLTSSQNDLQRLDIEDENDILKKTKDAVITLQGVLGGKHDKEIDESLHQYQVSREGWWSALYRIVEGLAMIGRLGQYRLQEFEADFEESPLLGQY, encoded by the exons GTTCCAAAGATCTTGGGCTAAAGAATCGCAGCGGCCTAAACCCTGGCTTCTAAGAGCACTGAATAGTAGCCTTGGTGGGAG GTTCTGGCTGGGAGGCTTTTTTAAG ATTGGAAATGATCTTTCTCAGTTTGTAGGTCCTCTTCTGTTGAACCGCCTCTTGCAG TCCACGCAAAGAGGTGATCCCGCCTGGACTGGTTATGCCTATGCCTTCTTAATTTTTGTTGGGGTG TCAACTGGTGTGCTATGCGAGGCACAGTATTTTCAGAATGTTTGGCGAGTTGGTTTTCAGCTGAGATCAACTTTG GTGGCTGCTATATTCCGCAAATCTTTAAGACTAACTCATGAAAGTCGCAAGAATTTTCCATCTGGGAAAATTACTAATATGATCACAACGGATGCGAATGCACTTCAG CAAATATGCCAACAACTTCATGGGTTGTGGTCGGCTCCATTCCGTATCACAATGGCTATGGTTCTTCTTTACCAGCAACTGGGTGTTGCTTCACTCTTTGGGTCATTAATCCTTGTGCTCATGGTGCCTGTACAG ACAATCATGATTAGCAAAATGCGAAAAATGACTAAGGAAGGACTCCAAAGGACTGACAAGAGAGTCAGCCTCATGAATGAAATTTTGGCTGCCATGGACACCGTAAA GTGTTATGCATGGGAGAAGAGCTTCCGATCTAGAGTTCAAAGTATCCGGAATGATGAGCTGTCATGGTTCCGTAAAGCGCAATTGCTTTCTGCG TCTAACAGTTTTATACTGAATAGCATCCCAGTTGTCGTGACAGTGGTTTCATTTGGAACATTCACTTGGCTAGGTGGGGATTTGACACCTGCAAGGGCATttacatctctctctctctttgcaGTGCTAAGATTTCCTTTGAATATGCTTCCTAATCTATTAAGTCAG GTGGTCAATGCAAATGTATCATTACAACGTCTTGAGGAGCTACTTCTAGCTGAAGAGAGAATTCTAGTGCCAAATCCACCACTCGAACCAGGGCTTCCTGCTGTCTCAATTAGAAATGGATTCTTTTCTTGGGACTCAAAG TCACAGAAACCCACGTTATTAGATATCAATTTAGACATACCAGCTGGTAGCTTAGTCGGAATTGTTGGTGGAACTGGAGAAGGAAAGACATCGCTCATATCAGCAATGCTTGGGGAGCTACCTCCTTTGGCAGATGCAAATGTTGTTATGAGAGGGACTGTTGCCTATGTTCCTCAAGTTTCATGGATTTTCAATGCTACT TTACGCGAAAACATTCTATTTGGGTCTGAGTTTGACTCCACAAAATATTGGAAGGCTATTGATGTGACTGCATTGGAGCATGATCTTGACTTACTTCCT GGTCGTGACCTCACAGAGATTGGGGAAAGAGGGGTGAATATTAGTGGTGGGCAAAAGCAGAGAGTTTCTATGGCTAGGGCTGTCTATTCCAATTCGGACGTATACATATTTGATGATCCTTTAAGTGCCCTAGATGCGCATGTTGGTCGCCAG GTTTTTTACAATTGTATCAAAGAAGAGTTGCGTGGAAAGACCAGGATACTTGTTACAAATCAGCTACATTTTCTTCCTCAAGTGGATAGAATTATTCTGGTTTCTGAAGGTGTGATTAAAGAGGAGGGAACCTTCGAGGAGCTTTCCAAACATGGCCAGCTGTTCCAGAAACTCATGGAAAATTCAgggaaaatggaagaaaattggGACGAAAATGGTGACAGCAAAAATGTTAACCATGAAGCCTCTAAATCAACTGCAAATGCGGTGGTTGAGGAGAAAGAGCATGTTAAGAATGCAGGCAACTCAAAGAAATTAGGGAAAGGAGGGAAATCTGTTCTCATTAAGCAAGAAGAACGGGAAACAGGTATAGTCAGTTGGAATGTTTTGATGAG GTACAAAAATGCATTAGGAGGCCTGTGGGTACTTATGATACTTTTTACATGCTACATATCAACTGAAGTTCTTCGAATTTCCAGTAGCACTTGGTTAAGTGTTTGGACAGATCAAAGCACTTCACAGAACTATAATCCCAGATACTATATTCTCATTTATGCACTTCTTGGGTTTGGTCAG GTGACTGTGACACTGGCAAACTCTTATTGGTTGATCATTTCAAGTCTTCGTGCAGCTAGAAGACTGCATGATGCCATGCTAAATGCCATTCTAAGAGCTCCAATGCTTTTCTTTCACACCAATCCAACTGGTCGTGTAATCAATAGGTTTGCAAAGGATGTAGGTGATATAGATCGCAATGTTGCCAATTTTGTGAATATGTTTATGGGCCAAGTATGGCAGCTCCTTTCAACTTTTGTGCTGATAGGCCTTGTGAGCACAATATCATTATGGGCCATAATGCCACTTCTCATCTTGTTTTATGCGGCTTATCTATACTATCAG AGTACATCTCGTGAAGTGAAGCGCTTAGATTCCGTTACCAGATCTCCTGTTTATGCACAATTTGGAGAAGCACTAAATGGTCTGTCTAGCATTCGTGCATATAAAGCATATGATAGGATGGCATACATTAACGGAAAGTCAATGGATAATAACATCAGATTCACCCTTGCAAATACTAGCTCAAATCGTTGGCTTACTATCAGGTTGGAAACATTAGGAGGCCTCATGATTTGGTTGACAGCAACATTTGCAGTCCTGCAGAATGGAAGATCAGGAAACCGGTCTGCGTTTGCTTCTACAATGGGTCTACTTCTCAGTTATACCTTAAATATCACTAATCTGTTGAGTGGTGTATTGAGACAAGCAAGTAGAGCTGAAAATAGTTTGAATTCTGTTGAGCGCGTTGGAACATATATAGATTTACCTTCTGAAGCTGCAGATGTCATTGAAAGCAACCGCCCGCCACCTGGTTGGCCTTCATCAGGATCAATGACGTTTGAGGAAGTCGTCCTGCGTTATAGGCCTGAACTTCCTCCTGTCTTGCATGGCTTATCATTCACTGTCTCTCCAAGTGAGAAAGTAGGAATTGTTGGAAGAACTGGTGCAGGAAAGTCCAGCATGCTTAATGCCTTATTTCGAATTGTGGAAATCGAAAGAGGAAGAATTATGATTGATGATTGTGATGTTGCTAAGTTTGGACTAGCTGATTTGCGGAAAGGTCTCAGTATCATCCCACAATCACCAGTTCTTTTCTCAG GAACTGTGAGGTTTAATCTTGATCCATTTAGTGAACACAATGATGCTGATCTTTGGGAGGCCTTGGAGAGGGCATATTTGAAAGATGTCATCAGGAAGAATTCTTTTGGTCTGGATGCTGAG GTTTCAGAGAGGGGCGAGAATTTCAGTGTTGGACAGAGACAATTATTAAGTCTTGCACGAGCTTTGCTCCGGAGGTCCAAGATTCTGGTTCTTGATGAAGCAACAGCTGCTGTTGATGTCAGAACTGATGCTCTCATTCAGAGAACCATCCGTGAAGAATTCAGATCATGTACAATGCTGATTATTGCTCACAGACTAAATACCATAATTGACTCTGACTGCATACTTGTGCTCGATGGTGGCCAG GTTGTGGAGCATGATAAGCCAGAGGCACTGTTATTAAGAGAGGAAAGTGCATTTGCAACAATGGTTCAAAGTACTGGGCCTGCAAATGCTCAGTATTTACGAAGCATAGTTTTCGAAAACAAGTCAGGCAGAGAAGAGAGCCCGAAGCAAGATGAGCAGAGTAGATGGCTGGCTTCTTCTCAATGGGCAGCTGCTGCACAGTTTGCTCTAGCTGTTAGTCTCACTTCTTCTCAGAATGACCTTCAAAGGCTGGACATCGAGGATGAGAATGACATCctcaagaaaacaaaagatgCAGTTATAACACTGCAGGGAGTACTAGGAGGAAAGCATGATAAAGAAATAGATGAGTCTCTACATCAATACCAAGTTTCCAGAGAAGGATGGTGGTCAGCTCTCTACAGAATAGTTGAAG GTCTTGCAATGATTGGCAGGTTGGGTCAATATAGGCTTCAAGAATTTGAAGCTGATTTTGAAGAAAGTCCTCTATTGGGACAGTACTGA